From a region of the Tateyamaria omphalii genome:
- a CDS encoding LysE family translocator, producing MSLDLWLTFVIASTALLVIPGPTLMMVLSYAMTQGRRVAVASALGVATGDLIAMTLSVIGLGALFLASALAFTILKWVGAVYLVYLGIRMILSARTPSQTSLMDRPQGEKPGKVFRDLATVTALNPKSNTFFIAFVPQFIDAQANFAPQAAILIATFVGIAGVNALIFALAANAMRSRITRPAVQMWLTRAGGATLVGMGVLTATLRRAT from the coding sequence ATGTCCCTCGACCTCTGGCTGACCTTCGTCATCGCATCGACCGCCCTGCTGGTCATCCCCGGCCCCACCCTGATGATGGTGCTGAGCTATGCCATGACCCAGGGCCGCCGCGTCGCCGTGGCCTCTGCCCTTGGGGTGGCAACCGGCGATCTGATCGCGATGACCCTGTCCGTGATCGGGCTGGGCGCGCTGTTTCTGGCCTCGGCGCTGGCCTTCACAATCCTCAAATGGGTGGGGGCCGTGTACCTTGTTTATCTGGGCATCCGCATGATCCTGAGCGCCCGGACACCGTCACAAACCAGTCTGATGGACCGGCCCCAGGGCGAAAAGCCGGGCAAGGTGTTTCGCGACCTTGCGACTGTCACTGCACTGAACCCCAAATCCAACACTTTTTTCATCGCGTTTGTCCCGCAATTCATTGACGCACAAGCAAATTTCGCCCCACAGGCCGCGATCCTGATCGCCACGTTCGTGGGCATCGCAGGCGTCAACGCCCTGATCTTTGCCCTCGCCGCCAACGCCATGCGCAGCCGCATCACGCGCCCCGCCGTCCAGATGTGGCTGACCCGCGCGGGCGGGGCCACGCTGGTCGGCATGGGCGTTCTCACAGCCACACTTCGGAGAGCCACATGA
- a CDS encoding S-methyl-5'-thioadenosine phosphorylase, with the protein MTRTKIAVIGGSGIYDIDGLEGAEWVQVDTPWGAPSDQILTGSLDGVDMAFLPRHGRGHVHSPTTVPYRANIDALKRLGVTDVISVSACGSFREEMAPGDFVVVDQFIDRTFAREKSFFGTGCVAHVSVAHPTCPRLSDACETAARDAGISVHRGGTYLAMEGPQFSTLAESQMYRESWGADVIGMTNMPEAKLAREAELCYASVAMITDYDSWHPDHGEVDVTQIIQTLMGNAEKGRALVKRLPALLGADRAPCQHGCDRALEYAILTAPDARDPDVVAKLDSVAGRVL; encoded by the coding sequence ATGACCCGTACCAAAATCGCCGTGATCGGCGGCTCCGGCATCTACGACATCGACGGGTTGGAGGGGGCTGAGTGGGTGCAGGTCGACACCCCCTGGGGCGCACCGTCGGATCAGATCCTGACCGGCAGCCTCGACGGTGTCGACATGGCCTTTCTGCCCCGTCATGGGCGCGGCCATGTGCATTCGCCAACGACTGTTCCCTACCGCGCGAATATCGACGCGTTGAAGCGGCTTGGGGTGACCGACGTGATCTCCGTCTCGGCCTGCGGCAGTTTCCGCGAAGAGATGGCGCCGGGCGATTTTGTCGTTGTAGATCAGTTCATTGACCGGACGTTCGCGCGCGAGAAGTCGTTCTTTGGCACAGGGTGTGTGGCCCATGTATCGGTCGCGCATCCCACCTGCCCGCGCCTCAGCGACGCGTGCGAAACCGCCGCCAGGGATGCCGGGATCAGCGTGCATCGCGGCGGCACCTATCTGGCCATGGAGGGCCCGCAATTCTCCACCCTCGCTGAGTCGCAGATGTACCGCGAAAGCTGGGGCGCGGACGTGATCGGCATGACCAACATGCCCGAAGCCAAACTCGCCCGCGAGGCCGAGCTGTGCTATGCCTCCGTCGCCATGATCACCGATTATGACAGCTGGCACCCCGACCATGGCGAAGTGGATGTAACGCAAATCATTCAGACACTTATGGGCAATGCTGAAAAGGGCCGCGCGCTTGTGAAACGGCTGCCCGCCCTGCTGGGCGCCGACCGCGCGCCCTGCCAGCATGGCTGCGACCGCGCGCTGGAATATGCCATTCTGACCGCGCCCGACGCCCGCGATCCAGACGTCGTTGCAAAGCTCGACTCCGTGGCCGGTCGCGTCCTGTAA
- a CDS encoding cytochrome c oxidase subunit 3 encodes MAHAKNHDYHILAPSTWPLLSALAAFTMLFGAVAWMSGGMTIFFKAIELSGPWLFLIGFVAVLYTMFGWWADVVAESRIGDHTPVVRIGLRYGFILFIMSEVMFFAAWFWSFFKHAMYPMSEYVGSEYLQPEIYHVDAFHLPLINTLILLLSGCAVTWAHHALVHGGARKDVVNGLAIAVVLGLLFTFFQAYEYSYLLYQGWEFGGDKFFSNFFMATGFHGVHVIIGTIFLFVCLLRAMKGHFTAEKHIGFEAAAWYWHFVDVVWLFLFFAVYIWGVGTMPGLDH; translated from the coding sequence ATGGCCCACGCAAAAAATCACGACTACCACATTCTTGCGCCATCAACCTGGCCCTTGTTGTCGGCGCTGGCCGCATTCACCATGCTGTTCGGTGCTGTTGCCTGGATGTCGGGCGGCATGACAATCTTCTTCAAAGCCATCGAATTGAGCGGGCCCTGGCTGTTCCTGATCGGCTTTGTTGCGGTCCTTTACACCATGTTTGGCTGGTGGGCCGATGTGGTTGCCGAAAGCCGCATTGGCGATCACACGCCCGTTGTGCGGATCGGTCTGCGCTATGGCTTCATCCTGTTCATCATGTCCGAAGTGATGTTCTTTGCCGCGTGGTTCTGGTCGTTCTTCAAGCACGCCATGTACCCGATGAGCGAGTATGTCGGGTCAGAGTACCTGCAGCCGGAAATATACCACGTCGATGCGTTCCACCTGCCGCTGATCAACACGCTGATCCTGCTGTTGTCGGGCTGTGCAGTCACCTGGGCGCACCACGCGCTGGTGCATGGCGGCGCGCGCAAGGACGTGGTGAACGGTCTGGCCATCGCAGTGGTTTTGGGGCTCTTGTTCACCTTCTTCCAGGCGTATGAATATTCCTATCTGCTGTACCAGGGCTGGGAATTCGGCGGTGACAAGTTCTTCTCGAACTTCTTTATGGCAACAGGCTTTCACGGCGTTCACGTGATCATCGGCACCATCTTCCTTTTTGTGTGCCTGCTGCGGGCGATGAAAGGACACTTCACCGCCGAAAAGCACATTGGGTTTGAGGCCGCCGCATGGTACTGGCACTTCGTCGATGTGGTGTGGCTGTTCCTGTTCTTCGCCGTGTACATTTGGGGCGTCGGCACGATGCCGGGCCTCGACCACTAA
- a CDS encoding FAD-binding oxidoreductase has translation MLNSLTSDRAAALRSGLPDDRFAAADAAHLQEPRGRYAGQAGLLALPRSTDEVATLIRLASQMRVPVIPYGGGTGLVGGQVAEAGPVPLILSLEKMRTVRAVYPEENVLIADAGVILADVQAAAEQAGRLFPLSLAAEGSARIGGNLSTNAGGTGVLRYGNARDLCLGIEAVLPSGEVFHGLSRLRKDNTGYDLRHLLIGAEGTLGIITAAALKLFPRPSASGTALMQVTSPAAALSLLALARDHVGDGISAFELIGAQGFAFLAETMPQIRNPWAATPDWCVLIELGLTGPQNPASALEGLFAAAREAGLVQDGMIAQNAQQSADFWSIRENIPEANRRIGSVSSHDISVPLGALADFIAEGGVRIARLGKFRINCFGHVGDGNLHYNVFPAPGKSRADHEVERPQIKRLVHDLVHEMGGSVSAEHGVGRLKVADMERYADPTKLDAMRAIKAALDPHGIMNPGAVLRAADT, from the coding sequence ATGCTGAATTCACTGACAAGCGACAGGGCCGCAGCGTTGCGATCCGGTTTGCCGGACGACCGCTTTGCCGCGGCGGACGCCGCACATTTGCAGGAACCGCGTGGACGATATGCAGGGCAGGCGGGCCTTCTGGCCCTGCCGCGCAGCACGGATGAGGTGGCGACGCTGATCCGGCTGGCATCTCAGATGCGCGTGCCGGTCATCCCCTATGGCGGTGGCACGGGCCTCGTTGGCGGCCAGGTGGCGGAGGCTGGACCGGTCCCGCTGATCCTGTCGCTGGAGAAGATGAGGACCGTCCGCGCCGTGTACCCCGAAGAGAACGTGCTGATCGCCGATGCGGGCGTCATCCTCGCCGATGTGCAGGCCGCCGCCGAACAGGCGGGTCGTCTGTTTCCGCTGTCGCTGGCCGCCGAAGGATCGGCACGGATCGGTGGGAACCTCAGCACGAACGCAGGCGGCACCGGCGTCTTGCGCTATGGCAATGCCCGCGATCTGTGCCTTGGGATTGAGGCCGTCCTGCCCAGTGGCGAGGTCTTTCACGGCCTCAGCCGCTTGCGCAAGGACAACACAGGCTACGACCTGCGTCATCTGCTCATCGGGGCGGAGGGGACGCTGGGCATTATCACCGCCGCCGCGCTGAAGCTTTTTCCGCGCCCGTCGGCCTCCGGCACGGCGTTGATGCAGGTGACATCGCCTGCCGCCGCCCTGTCGCTGCTGGCCCTTGCACGGGATCACGTCGGGGACGGTATCTCCGCCTTCGAACTGATCGGGGCGCAGGGGTTCGCCTTTCTGGCAGAAACCATGCCGCAAATCCGCAATCCATGGGCGGCGACACCCGACTGGTGCGTGCTGATCGAACTCGGTTTGACCGGGCCACAGAACCCCGCCAGCGCGCTCGAAGGGCTTTTCGCCGCCGCAAGGGAAGCAGGGCTGGTGCAGGACGGCATGATCGCGCAAAACGCCCAGCAATCGGCGGACTTTTGGTCCATCCGTGAAAACATCCCCGAAGCCAACCGCCGCATCGGGTCCGTCAGCTCGCATGACATCTCGGTGCCCTTGGGCGCGCTTGCCGATTTCATTGCCGAGGGAGGCGTGCGTATCGCGCGCCTCGGGAAGTTTCGGATCAATTGCTTCGGTCATGTGGGTGACGGCAACCTGCACTACAACGTCTTTCCCGCGCCCGGTAAATCCCGCGCGGATCACGAGGTGGAGCGCCCGCAAATCAAGCGCCTCGTGCACGATCTGGTGCACGAGATGGGCGGCTCTGTCAGCGCCGAACATGGCGTGGGCCGGTTGAAGGTCGCGGACATGGAGCGCTACGCCGATCCGACCAAGCTGGATGCGATGCGCGCGATCAAGGCAGCGCTCGACCCGCATGGCATCATGAACCCCGGCGCGGTCTTGCGCGCGGCAGACACCTGA
- a CDS encoding M16 family metallopeptidase, translating to MTTQTHRLKNGFRIVTEHMPGLASASVGIWVGAGARHEAPEQNGIAHFLEHMAFKGTERRNALQIAEAIEDVGGYINAYTSREVTAFYARVLENDVPLAMDVLSDILLNPIFDQNEIEVERGVILQEIGQALDTPDDVIFDWLQEQAYPEQPLGRTILGPTERVSSFGQPDLKRFVDQNYGPEQMILSAAGAVDHDAIVRLAETLFGHLTPRPTGIADLATFSGGEDRRSKALEQAHFAMAFESPGYRDDAIYTAQIYASALGGGMSSRLFQEVRENRGLCYTIFAQAGAYADTGMTTVYAGTSADQVADLAAITVDEMKRAADDMTVAEVDRARAQMKAGLLMGLESPSNRAERLARLVQIWDRVPALTETVALIDGVTVDDVRAFAAHMATQAPMALALYGPIDAAPTRNALQERRAA from the coding sequence TTGACCACGCAAACGCATCGCCTGAAAAACGGCTTTCGCATCGTCACGGAACACATGCCGGGGCTGGCTTCGGCCTCGGTCGGCATCTGGGTCGGGGCAGGGGCGCGACACGAAGCGCCCGAACAGAACGGGATCGCGCATTTCCTTGAACACATGGCGTTCAAGGGGACAGAGCGGCGCAACGCTTTGCAGATCGCCGAAGCGATCGAGGATGTGGGTGGATACATCAACGCCTACACGAGCCGTGAGGTCACCGCCTTTTATGCGCGCGTGCTGGAAAATGACGTGCCGCTGGCGATGGATGTGCTGTCCGATATCCTGCTCAACCCGATCTTTGATCAGAACGAGATCGAGGTGGAGCGGGGCGTGATCCTGCAGGAAATTGGTCAGGCGCTGGATACGCCCGACGATGTGATCTTTGACTGGTTGCAGGAGCAGGCCTATCCCGAGCAACCACTTGGTCGCACGATCCTTGGCCCAACAGAACGCGTATCATCCTTTGGCCAGCCGGACCTGAAGCGCTTCGTCGATCAGAACTATGGCCCGGAACAGATGATCCTGTCCGCGGCGGGCGCGGTTGACCACGATGCCATTGTACGACTGGCCGAGACACTCTTCGGTCATTTGACCCCGCGTCCAACCGGGATCGCGGATTTAGCAACGTTTTCCGGCGGTGAGGACCGGCGCAGCAAGGCGTTGGAACAGGCCCATTTCGCCATGGCCTTTGAATCGCCGGGCTACCGCGACGATGCGATCTATACCGCACAGATCTATGCCAGTGCCCTTGGCGGCGGCATGTCGAGCCGCCTGTTCCAGGAGGTGCGCGAAAACCGCGGCCTGTGCTATACGATCTTTGCCCAGGCCGGGGCCTATGCTGACACCGGCATGACCACAGTCTACGCCGGAACCTCTGCCGATCAGGTTGCCGATTTGGCGGCCATCACCGTGGATGAGATGAAGCGCGCTGCCGACGACATGACAGTGGCCGAAGTGGACCGTGCGCGTGCCCAGATGAAGGCCGGTTTGCTGATGGGGCTCGAAAGCCCGTCGAACCGTGCGGAACGCCTGGCCCGGTTGGTGCAGATCTGGGATCGGGTGCCAGCGCTCACCGAAACGGTCGCATTGATCGACGGCGTCACCGTTGATGACGTGCGCGCCTTTGCGGCACATATGGCGACGCAAGCGCCCATGGCCCTGGCGCTTTATGGTCCGATTGATGCGGCGCCGACACGCAACGCCTTGCAGGAGCGGCGCGCCGCCTAA
- a CDS encoding SGNH/GDSL hydrolase family protein — translation MLSTLRTMALLPVLVPQALWVAWRAVRLTEAAGPRTGLAGQGDAVRVLIVGDSSAAGVGVAKQDAALAGRLAHHLAPTASVSWALVAKSGWTTRQVLQALELLPPARADIAVVAVGVNDVKNGVHISNWRKNYAAILQVLASRHGAGIIVASGVPPLGLFPLLPKPLRGVLGARAARFDARLAALCAEREGAVHLPFDQPLTPSDMARDGFHPGAPIYDAWAAQVVDVVQPYLPAITRRSATR, via the coding sequence ATGCTGTCCACCCTGCGCACCATGGCGCTGCTGCCGGTCCTTGTGCCACAGGCCCTTTGGGTGGCATGGCGCGCCGTGCGCCTGACCGAAGCGGCAGGCCCGCGCACCGGTTTGGCGGGGCAGGGGGATGCAGTACGGGTCCTGATTGTGGGCGATTCGTCCGCGGCGGGTGTCGGCGTTGCCAAACAGGACGCAGCGCTGGCCGGCCGACTGGCGCACCATCTGGCTCCGACCGCATCGGTTTCCTGGGCGCTGGTCGCGAAATCCGGTTGGACCACGCGCCAGGTCTTGCAAGCACTTGAACTTCTGCCACCAGCCCGCGCGGACATCGCCGTGGTTGCGGTCGGTGTCAATGACGTCAAGAACGGGGTTCACATCTCGAACTGGCGCAAGAATTATGCCGCGATCCTACAGGTACTTGCGTCTCGGCACGGCGCAGGCATCATCGTCGCGTCGGGCGTCCCACCTCTGGGCCTGTTTCCCTTGCTGCCCAAACCGTTGCGCGGTGTTCTTGGCGCGCGTGCAGCCCGGTTTGACGCGCGCCTGGCCGCACTCTGCGCTGAACGTGAGGGCGCGGTGCACCTGCCGTTTGACCAACCGCTCACGCCATCGGACATGGCACGGGACGGCTTTCACCCGGGCGCGCCGATCTACGACGCTTGGGCCGCACAGGTCGTGGATGTGGTGCAGCCGTACCTGCCAGCCATTACCCGGCGTAGCGCAACCAGATAG
- the thrC gene encoding threonine synthase, translated as MRYISTRGQAPALTFEDTMLTGLARDGGLYVPETIPTLDEATIAEMEGHPYEEIAYTVMRPFVGDTFTDDEFRACIDRAYAGFGHAARAPLVQLDQGHFLLELFHGPTLAFKDFAMQLIGQLFQTALRRRNQRVTIVGATSGDTGSAAIEAFRGLDNVDVFILYPHGRVSEVQRRQMTTPTESNVHALAVEGDFDDCQARLKDMFNDFEFRDGVALAGVNSINWARVLAQVVYYFSAAVAVGAPQRKVSFTVPTGNFGDIFAGYIAKRMGLQIDKLVVATNQNDILHRCLSGQGYHKGETIPSISPSMDIQVSSNFERALFDAYDRDGMAVAQLMEELKHGGFEVSQGAMQVLQDHYASGRVSEDETSAQITTSLKASGELLCPHSAVGVHVADIERAAGIPMITLATAHPAKFPAAVEAATGITPPLPPRMADLYERAERLTRVPNDLEALKAHIQTHRAQ; from the coding sequence ATGCGCTACATCTCGACCCGTGGCCAAGCCCCCGCGCTGACCTTCGAAGACACGATGCTGACGGGACTGGCCCGGGATGGCGGCCTCTATGTCCCCGAAACGATCCCAACACTGGATGAGGCGACCATCGCCGAGATGGAGGGACATCCCTACGAAGAGATCGCCTATACCGTCATGCGCCCCTTTGTGGGCGACACATTTACGGATGATGAATTCCGCGCCTGCATCGACCGCGCCTATGCGGGTTTTGGCCATGCCGCCCGCGCACCGCTTGTACAACTGGACCAGGGGCATTTTTTGCTTGAGCTGTTTCATGGGCCCACGCTGGCGTTCAAGGACTTCGCCATGCAGCTGATCGGGCAGCTGTTCCAGACCGCGCTTCGCCGCCGCAATCAGCGGGTGACCATCGTCGGGGCAACGAGCGGCGATACCGGGTCTGCCGCGATTGAGGCGTTTCGCGGCCTCGACAATGTGGATGTGTTCATCCTCTACCCCCATGGTCGCGTCAGCGAAGTGCAGCGCCGCCAGATGACCACGCCGACAGAAAGCAACGTGCATGCGCTGGCCGTCGAGGGCGACTTCGACGACTGCCAGGCCCGGCTCAAGGACATGTTCAACGATTTCGAGTTCCGTGACGGTGTGGCCCTTGCCGGCGTGAACTCGATCAACTGGGCGCGTGTGCTGGCGCAGGTCGTTTACTACTTTTCAGCTGCCGTGGCGGTGGGTGCACCACAGCGCAAGGTCAGCTTCACCGTGCCCACCGGCAATTTCGGCGACATCTTTGCGGGCTACATCGCCAAGCGGATGGGCCTGCAAATCGACAAGCTGGTCGTGGCCACCAACCAGAACGACATCCTGCACCGCTGCCTGAGCGGGCAAGGCTATCACAAGGGCGAAACAATCCCGTCGATCAGCCCGTCCATGGACATTCAGGTGAGTTCCAATTTCGAGCGTGCCCTTTTCGACGCCTATGACCGCGATGGCATGGCGGTGGCGCAGCTGATGGAAGAGTTGAAACATGGCGGTTTCGAGGTCAGCCAGGGCGCTATGCAGGTTCTGCAGGACCATTACGCTTCGGGCCGGGTATCCGAAGACGAGACAAGTGCGCAGATCACCACCTCGCTGAAGGCAAGCGGCGAGCTTCTTTGCCCGCACTCCGCCGTTGGCGTTCACGTCGCAGACATCGAACGCGCGGCAGGCATCCCCATGATCACGCTGGCCACAGCCCACCCCGCCAAGTTCCCGGCCGCGGTCGAGGCGGCAACAGGCATCACGCCCCCCCTTCCACCCAGGATGGCAGACCTGTATGAACGCGCGGAACGGCTGACGCGGGTGCCGAACGATCTTGAGGCGCTCAAGGCGCATATCCAGACGCACCGCGCGCAGTGA
- a CDS encoding SURF1 family protein: MRRLLFLLTFGLMGAGILIGLGVWQVQRLSWKQDLLARIDAQIDAAPTSLSAAVDPQFQRYAPVEVTGTFGPDHIRMLASRKTTGAVHRIIRPFDVDGFGPVLIDTGWLPDELAVPSLPDTPLTIVGNLDAPNEADSFTPAPDLDKNLWFARDVPAMADVLDTQPVLIVLRETPEIDLGVTPWPVDTAGIPNDHLQYAITWFSLAAIWVLMTAYFVLRTNRSPR; this comes from the coding sequence ATGCGTCGCTTACTCTTTCTGCTGACCTTCGGCCTCATGGGAGCCGGTATCCTGATCGGCCTCGGCGTCTGGCAGGTGCAAAGGCTTTCCTGGAAGCAGGACCTCTTGGCCCGCATTGACGCGCAAATCGACGCTGCTCCGACGTCGCTCTCTGCTGCTGTGGATCCACAGTTCCAACGCTATGCACCGGTTGAAGTGACGGGTACGTTCGGCCCGGATCACATCCGCATGTTGGCATCGCGCAAGACGACAGGGGCCGTCCACCGCATCATCCGACCCTTCGACGTGGATGGTTTCGGACCCGTCCTGATCGACACCGGCTGGCTGCCGGACGAGTTGGCGGTGCCAAGCTTACCCGACACGCCACTGACAATTGTAGGCAACCTCGACGCCCCGAACGAAGCTGACAGTTTCACGCCGGCCCCCGATCTCGACAAGAATCTCTGGTTTGCCCGCGACGTGCCTGCCATGGCCGATGTGCTCGATACCCAGCCGGTCCTGATCGTTCTGCGCGAGACGCCGGAAATTGACCTTGGCGTGACGCCCTGGCCTGTAGACACCGCTGGCATTCCGAACGATCACCTGCAATACGCAATCACCTGGTTTTCGCTGGCGGCGATCTGGGTATTGATGACTGCCTATTTCGTGCTGCGCACCAACCGCAGCCCGCGCTGA
- a CDS encoding SDR family NAD(P)-dependent oxidoreductase, giving the protein MPDVDTPRKIALVTGGGTGIGKATALRLAATGAHVIITGRRAAALDTAVAEIEANGLSAQAIVNDVTDLDAVADLHGRILAEHGRLDIAFNNAGYRETRADLCDQTFDTYARVFDTNVRGILACLHHQIAAMRAQGAGAIVVNASVSGMRNPNPGFALYSASKAAVISMARSAAMEEAQHGVRINVVAPGRVVTDMIMEPGIDLDAVAATLPLRRMGTPEEVAEAVHWLTSDAAAYVVGHVLCVDGGFMAS; this is encoded by the coding sequence ATGCCCGACGTTGACACACCTCGCAAAATCGCACTCGTCACAGGCGGCGGGACCGGCATCGGCAAGGCCACGGCCCTGCGTTTGGCCGCCACAGGTGCGCATGTCATCATAACAGGGCGGCGTGCTGCTGCGCTGGACACCGCAGTGGCCGAGATCGAGGCGAACGGGCTTAGTGCGCAGGCCATCGTGAACGATGTCACCGATCTGGATGCCGTGGCTGACCTGCACGGCCGCATCCTGGCGGAGCATGGTCGGCTTGATATCGCCTTCAACAATGCCGGCTACAGGGAGACGCGCGCGGATCTGTGTGACCAGACCTTTGACACCTACGCGCGCGTGTTCGACACGAATGTGCGTGGCATACTCGCGTGCCTGCATCATCAGATCGCGGCCATGCGGGCACAAGGCGCAGGCGCTATCGTAGTCAACGCATCTGTCAGCGGCATGCGCAATCCGAACCCTGGCTTCGCGCTGTACTCGGCGTCGAAGGCAGCCGTGATTTCGATGGCAAGGAGTGCCGCCATGGAAGAGGCGCAGCACGGCGTGCGGATCAATGTTGTGGCGCCCGGTCGCGTCGTCACGGATATGATTATGGAGCCGGGCATTGATCTGGACGCTGTGGCCGCGACATTGCCGCTGCGGCGCATGGGCACGCCAGAGGAGGTGGCAGAAGCGGTGCACTGGCTGACCTCGGACGCGGCGGCCTATGTAGTTGGGCATGTGCTGTGCGTCGATGGTGGGTTCATGGCGTCCTGA
- a CDS encoding GNAT family N-acetyltransferase codes for MLLNKRKLRIETERMTLRPPTHSDFRNWAALRAASIDHLTPWEPSWAGDHLTRKAFTNRVYWAQRSVASGTAMPLFLFRRGDETLLGAITLDNIRRGPSQAGTLGYWTGAAHARQGYMREAILAVVHHAFTRLDLSRIEAACLPENMASRGLLETCGFKYEGVAQSYLQIDGRWRTHVLYAALRMDRRGRTDAG; via the coding sequence ATGCTTCTGAACAAGCGGAAATTGCGGATCGAAACGGAGCGTATGACGCTGCGCCCGCCAACCCATTCCGACTTTCGGAATTGGGCCGCACTTCGCGCCGCCAGCATCGACCACCTCACACCTTGGGAGCCAAGCTGGGCGGGTGATCACCTGACGCGCAAGGCCTTTACCAACCGCGTGTACTGGGCGCAGCGGTCCGTTGCCAGCGGCACCGCGATGCCCCTGTTCCTGTTTCGGCGCGGCGATGAGACACTCCTTGGTGCGATCACCCTCGACAACATTCGCCGCGGCCCGTCGCAGGCCGGGACGCTGGGCTACTGGACAGGTGCGGCGCACGCGCGGCAAGGCTATATGCGCGAGGCTATCCTTGCGGTTGTTCACCACGCCTTCACACGGCTTGATCTGAGCAGGATCGAAGCCGCCTGCCTGCCGGAAAACATGGCCTCGCGTGGTCTGCTTGAAACGTGTGGCTTCAAATACGAAGGCGTGGCGCAAAGCTATCTGCAGATCGACGGGCGCTGGCGCACCCACGTCCTTTATGCTGCCCTTCGCATGGACCGGCGCGGACGGACGGACGCAGGCTAG
- a CDS encoding MBL fold metallo-hydrolase gives MRQLLVALALVALPLSAFAQDTRTPSHCIALADQIDGAQFVHRASYDVEVAPETVRIHYIAHASFLIRTAGGLNMVTDFTGFTGSAPMIPDVVTMNHAHETHWTAFPDPAIPHVLRGWGEEHGAGINHRLDLGEVLVRNVSTDIRSQWSGVEANGNSIFVFEVAGLCIGHLGHLHHEPNAEQYAAIGRLDVVMAAVDGGMTVDLPTMMRIVSRLRSSIVIPMHWFGDFTLDAFLTGMAEEFQVVETGGPSLDVSLDRLPSRPTIMVLRPEWLREASE, from the coding sequence ATGCGCCAACTGCTTGTTGCCCTCGCCCTTGTTGCACTGCCGCTCTCTGCCTTTGCGCAAGACACCCGCACACCCAGCCATTGCATCGCTCTGGCGGATCAGATCGACGGGGCACAGTTCGTGCACCGCGCCAGCTACGATGTGGAGGTGGCGCCGGAGACCGTGCGCATCCACTATATCGCCCATGCCTCTTTTCTGATCCGCACCGCGGGCGGCTTGAACATGGTGACCGACTTTACCGGCTTCACCGGTTCGGCGCCGATGATCCCCGACGTGGTGACGATGAACCACGCGCACGAAACCCACTGGACGGCCTTTCCCGATCCCGCCATCCCCCATGTCCTGCGCGGCTGGGGCGAAGAGCATGGCGCAGGCATCAACCACCGCCTTGATCTGGGCGAAGTGCTGGTACGCAACGTCTCGACCGACATCCGCTCGCAGTGGTCGGGTGTCGAGGCAAACGGCAACTCCATTTTCGTGTTCGAGGTCGCCGGCCTATGCATTGGGCACCTGGGCCACCTGCATCACGAACCCAACGCCGAACAATACGCGGCCATCGGGCGGCTCGATGTGGTGATGGCCGCCGTCGATGGCGGTATGACGGTCGATCTGCCGACAATGATGCGGATCGTGTCACGTCTGCGATCCTCCATCGTGATCCCGATGCACTGGTTTGGCGATTTCACCCTCGACGCATTCCTCACCGGCATGGCCGAAGAGTTTCAGGTGGTCGAAACCGGCGGCCCCTCGCTCGATGTCTCGCTCGATCGCCTGCCAAGCCGCCCCACCATCATGGTGCTGCGCCCCGAATGGCTGCGCGAGGCATCGGAATAA
- a CDS encoding adenine phosphoribosyltransferase — translation MKTVSDYIRTIVDFPHEGIMFRDVTTLFADPRGFRIAVDQMLHPYAGLEIDKVVGLEARGFILGGAIAHQLSVGFVPIRKKGKLPGATISEAYTLEYGEAIVEVHDDAIKAGEKILLVDDLLATGGTAEAGIKLVERLGGEIVSCAFVIDLPDLGGRARLEAMGMDVHALCAFDGD, via the coding sequence ATGAAGACCGTATCCGATTACATCCGCACCATCGTCGATTTCCCCCATGAGGGGATCATGTTCCGCGATGTGACGACCCTGTTTGCGGACCCGCGCGGGTTCCGCATTGCCGTCGATCAGATGCTGCACCCCTATGCCGGGCTTGAGATCGACAAGGTCGTGGGGCTCGAGGCGCGCGGCTTCATCCTGGGCGGGGCCATTGCGCACCAGCTGAGCGTTGGCTTCGTGCCGATCCGCAAGAAGGGCAAGCTGCCCGGTGCCACGATCAGCGAGGCCTATACCCTCGAATATGGTGAGGCAATTGTCGAAGTGCATGACGACGCGATCAAGGCGGGCGAGAAGATCCTGCTGGTCGATGATCTGCTCGCCACCGGCGGCACGGCAGAGGCCGGGATCAAGCTGGTCGAGCGGCTAGGCGGAGAGATCGTGTCCTGCGCCTTTGTCATCGACCTGCCGGATCTGGGCGGTCGCGCGCGGCTCGAGGCGATGGGGATGGATGTGCACGCGCTGTGCGCGTTTGACGGGGACTAG